Genomic DNA from Desulfonema ishimotonii:
TTCGTCACTCCTCCTGACGGAACCCTACCACTTCCACTGCACCGGGTTGTCGTCAATATGTTCGGTCACGGTGCGCCCGATGGCGTCTATTTCCGCCATCTCATCGTCAGAGAGCTTCACGCTGCCTGCTTTGGCATTCTGGAGGGCCTGATCGGCATTGCGTGCCCCGGCAATAGCGCAGGTTCCGGTGTGGGAGATCACCCACGCCAGCGCCAACTGGCCCAGGGTTATATCGTTGCGCTCGGCAATGGGTCGCAACCGGGCCAGTGCGTCCTGCACCCGTTCATAATTCTCCGGCTCAAACAGGCGGTTTTTGGCCCGGTGATCGCCCTTTCTGAACGTGTGATCCGGGCCGAATTTGCCGGTGAGAAACCCCTGCGCCATGGGGGAATAGGCCATAACAGTGATATCGTTTTCCGCGCACCAGGGCATGGTGTCGGTCTCGACCTGACGCCAGAACAGGGAGTACGGCGGCTGAAGGCTCTCGACCTGTCCGTATCGGGCCGCCTCTTCAATCTGCTGTGCGGAGAAGTTGGACACGCCGATGGCGCGGATTTTTCCCTGCTTTTTCAGCTCCGTCAGCGCCTTCATGGTCTCCTCGATGGGAATTTTTTTGCTGCCGAACGACCCGGCAGGCCAGTGGATCTGGTACAGGTCGATGTAGTCCGTGTCCAGATCTCTCAGGGATTTGTGACAGGCCGCAAAGACCTTGTCATATGCCAGGGCGTGGGCAAAGACCTTGGTGGCGATGACCACCTGGGGACGGACCTCTTTCAGGGCCTTGCCCAGAATCTGCTCCGAGTGGCCGTCACCGTAAACCGTGGCTGTATCAAAGGTCGTGATGCCCGCATCAAAGGCCGCCTGCATGGCCCTGGTGGTCTGGGCGTCCTCAACATCGGCCCACATGGCCTTGCCTGCCTGCCAGGTGCCCATGATCACCGCGCTGAGTTCTATATCCGTTTTTCCGAGTGTCCTGAATTCCATTACTGCCTCCTGATTCTGAATAACCGATGTTACGCATTCCCCTGTCATTCCTGCGAAAGATCGTCACCCCGGACACCGATCCGGGGCAGGAATCCGTAATTATACCCGCTTTCGCGGGAGTGACAGAAAAAACGCATGAGTTGCTGATTTTACGCCATGCTGCGTAACATCAGTGAATAAAATTAAGCGGATCAGCCGCTGACACGTCATTCGTGGAAGGTATGTTAATCATAAAAAAACAAAAATCCACCCCGCATCCGCTGCCGAACCCATATCGGCCAATCGGCTGTGTCCGGCATCTCTTTCCAATATGCCTCATGAGCGTGTCCGGTGTTGACATTTCAGGGGGGGTGATTTTATTTCTGAATACAGAAAAGCAGGGCCGGTGTGCGAATTTAAAGCGTTGAATGTCATGTCCGGGGGTGACATCGGATGGTATCCGATTTTCTCATTCTCTGATTGGGATAGACAATCTCACCACAGGCGGCGGCCGAAAATCAAAAACTGCGGAAAAACGGATTTAATCGGCATTCAGCACAAATAAATAAGCAAAAAACCGCACTCTTTGCAAAGGGTCGGAGTTGATAATAGCAGTTTAATTCAATATAAATCAGAGATGTCCGGTTTGCCTTTTGCGTGTGATAAATTCGGCTTCATCTGTATACCTTCTGATGTGAGCAGAGACCAATCTTAGTAGTTTTTAACAGATTATTCTTTTAATATCGTAAGATTCCCAAATTTTTCCAGCTGCTTTTTTGCCGGATTTTATATCACGGACCTGTTGTAATCTGCTGATTGGGTAGAAAACATCTATATGCAGGAACCTAACCGGGCATTACTGAATATAAATGGTAAATTTCAAATATTTGCCTGTTTTTTACAGGTTCACCGAAGATGGTATTTAAAACGAATGGTCAATAATGACCAAAGCCCTTCCCGGGGCTGCCCTCCTATAATTTTCTGAAAATCAGAGGAAAAAAATGACTGAAAAAAAAAGAGCGATTGCGTTATCCGGCGGCGGGCCAGTCGCAGGAATTGAAATCGGAGCGTTGAAGGCATTCAAAGAAAAACAGATCGACTTTGATATCTACTCGTGCGCCTGTGTCGGCAGTTGGATCGGATGCCTCTATAACAGTCTGCTGCCGGGCACTGACAGGGTGAAACAGGTTGAGGATTTTTTCAGAAATCAGATTTTTATCCCCGACGATATTTATGAAAGCTTTCCGATTGATTATAAAGTATTTCGGATGGACTACTTGGATGACTTTCAGAAACTGATGAAAAAAATCTGTGATCCCGAAACCTATCAGCACCTGTTCCTTCCAGAAAGAATATGGGAATACACATCAGATTTCATAACAAATCCCCCCGGAACACGGACGAGTTTTTTTACTGCATCACAGAGGGGATGGCGCTCAATCCTTTTGTAAGGTTCTATAACGAACTCCAGTATAAAATAGAGAAGAGCGGCATCGCCGGCCTGATCAGCAGTGAAAATTTTGTGGATAAATTTATCAATTTTGACCAATTGTCCGAATCCGATAAAATTGTTTATCTGAATGCGTATAATCTTTCCAGAAAACAGCTGGAAATCTTTATCAACCGGAAAGGCCACGCCTACAACGACATTGACGCAGATGCACTGATGGCCGGTTCAAGCGTCCTGCATTATACTGAAAACAAGACCATTGACGGTAAAAAATACAAATACTGTGAAGGGGCGGTGATTGACACGGTGAACTTGGATCATCTGCTGACCGATCACCCGGACCTTGATGAGATATGGATAATCAAAATCGCCGATTATAAAGAGGTGACGCCGCCGAAAAACCTTATCGAGGCGTCACTGGTAGGCGTCATGCTTCCGTTTGACACCATATCCGATGATGACATCGAAATTTTTTCCTATAAATTGAGGGATTTTAATCAGAAAACCGGAAAAAATATCAAACTGATTAATGTCCTCATGCGGTATGGAAAGGTCAACTACCACTGGAACCATTCCAATCTGGATCAGGGGATAAAGGTCGGCTACGAAGGAACACTGAAAGCCATCAGGGAATTGGAACAGAGCCAGTATGCGGATGGCAAATTTTCACATGCAGCCATCGTAAGCTAAGAAGCTGTTTTAAAAATATCGGCGGATCGGAAACGGCGTGCGAAAATTAAGGCCGAAGGCCGGTTTTTTGCAAATTCTGCAAAAGACCGCCCCCTTCGGGGGCTTAACTTTTGCACTCTGAAAAGCCGGGTTCCTGATTTTAAAACAGCTTCTAAGGTCAGATCGCTGTCATTTTATCCGGGGTTGGAAGCATTCTATTTCAATCCCCGCTTTCGCGGGAATAACGATTTTTCAAACTTTTGGTGAGTTATCAAATCTGAAACACAGGATTTCTGAACCGGGGAGATGTCATGAAAATAAGGACTGCTGTCGCCACATGCATTGTCTCAGTACTATGCTGTTACACTCTCAGCGCTTTCGGAGAAGCATCTGCTTACGACGCGAAAATTCCCGATAATTTTATATTGAAGGTGGGGTATTTTGATTTTCCCGGCCTGACCTGGCTGGACACAGATGGAAAATCAAAGGGGCTGGTCAATGAAATTACGATAAAAACGCTTGAAAATGCAGACATCCCATACGAAATCGGAATTTATCCCGCAGGCCGCTTATTTGAAGGCTTATCAAAAGGCAGTATCCATTTTTTTAACGGCCTGAAGACCATTCCCGCCGTTGCCGAATCTACCATTTCAAGCCCGATCCAACTGTTTCCCCTGGAAATGCGGGCATACTGGCGGGGAAATAAACCGGCGATTCAGTTCAAAGAGGATTTCATCGGCCATTCTGTGGTTCTGCTCAAAGGTTTTTCATACAAGGACTGGGGCGCATGGATCAGGGACAGAAAAAATGGTATTGATTTTTATGAACCCTACACCCACAAATCCGCCTTTACTATGCTCCGAAAAGGGCGTGCCGAATATCTGCTGAGCTATAAATATATCGACGACGATATACTGAAACAGATTCAGATTCCGGATCTGGTGGTTAAGCCCCTGTTTCGCTGGCATTGCTACTTCAACATCTGCAAAGACCTGCCCTGGGCCGGGACGCTGTTAAAAAAATGGAAGCCAGCTATCTCCAGCTTATCAAAAAGGGCAAGCTGCGGAAATACGAATAACAGCCAGCTTTTTTCGACGAAAATGCAGCCTTACCCCGCCGTTAAATAGCACAGATCGTTCTGATGCTTTCGTAAAAAATCCGGTTTATTCATTTATCGCTATTCCTGAAAATGTTTAAATTATATTATTCCAAAATTTTATGGATTCCCGCCTTCGCGGAAATGACGGTTGGGACAGAAAAGCAGGTTTTCAAAACAGTACTCTGTTCCATCTGATATTATCTCTTCCGGGGCTCAGATTTTAAGCCGTGTTATACCGATAAACATCTGATAACATCAGGTGACACTTCATTACGCTTATGAAAAAATATAAAATCGGCATCGACCTGGGCGGCACCAAAATTGAATCCATTCTTTTGGACCCGGCGGGCAAAGAGGTACTGACGCGGAAGAGAGTGGCCACGCCCGGAAACGTTGCGGACAGATACCATGCCATATGCTCGGCCGTGTGCGGGCTGGTCCGCGACACCATGAAGGCAATCCCGGATGCACAGGACTGCACGGTCGGCATTGGCATTCCGGGAACCCTCAGCCGGAGAACGCAACTCGTTCAGAACGCCAACACCACCTGTCTGATCGGCAAGCCCTTCAGACGCCATCTGGCGGAAGACCTGAAACGGCCCGTGGGCATGGAAAACGACGCCAACTGCTTTACGCAGGCGGAAAGCCTCAGCGGTGCGGCGCAGGGATACCGGATCGTTTTCGGGGTGATCATGGGCACAGGATGCGGGGGCGGTCTCTGCATTGACGGCAGAATCCATCACGGCAGACACGATATCGCCGGTGAATGGGGCCACTTTTCCGTGGACCCGGACGGTGCGCCGTGTTATTGCGGACACAGAGGGTGTGTGGAAACCAAAATCAGCGGAAGCGGCGTGGAAAATGCCTTTCACAGGCGTTTCGGCAAACGCCTTTCCATGCAGGAGATCGTCAGCGGCCACCGCCGGGGAGACAGAGAATGCGTGGAAATCTTTGAGCAGTTTCTGGAGGATTTCGGGCGATGCCTGGGCGGGCTGATCTCAATACTCGACCCGGACGCCGTGGTCCTGGGCGGCGGCCTTTCCGCCATAGAGGAACTCTACGGACCGGGTCTGGCGCGGGTGCGGCACTGCGCATTTCATCAGCACATTGAGACGCCCATCCTGAGAAACCGGCTCGGCGATTCCGCCGGGGTGTACGGCGCGGCATGGATTGGCCTCTGATAATATTTACCCCCGGATTCGGGGAAATGCCCCCGGAAAAGGAGTCCCGCCATGACCCACGGGAAGAATCCGTTCTCCCGCATCCGTATGCGTTCCATGAGCATGGCCCTGACATTGCTTCTGCTCTTTCATCCCGCCCTTCTTTTCCCACAGAAATCTCCCCGGCACCGGTTCTCACACACGGAAAATACCTACACCTTCAGCGGCACATTCCGCATCCGGGCCGACCCGGCATGTCTGCTCACCATCCTCTATGAGTTCGATCACTTCAGACAGTTCATGTCCCATGTGAAAGATATCCGATGTACGCGCAAGGGCACGGGATGGTATGAGGTCCGATACCGGTACAGCAGAATTTTTTACAGCGCGGAAACGACCTTCAGACGCACCCTCGACCTGAAAAAGTGGAAAGTGGACTACGAAATGATTAGCATCAGACAGAGCGGGCTGATCACGCCCGATATCATCTCCATTACCGGCTATTACAGTCTGACACCCGAGGCGGACGGCTTCCGGGTAACGTTTTTCCAGCAGGGAAAGCTGGCATCCCGGATGCTGAGCGGGGTGTTCTTCTATCATGCGGAAAAAGAGGCGATCGGATTTCTGAAAAAAATGAGACAATATGCCCGGACCCACTGTCACTGATGCTGTCCGCAGGGGGCTTCCGGCCCATGTCCGCTCAGGGGCGGCTGTCACGGATTCCGGGCGTTTCCCACCGGATCAACTGAGGCGACCTATGAACAAAAATGCCAAAGCGGTCATCCGCTACCATGAAGAGACAAAGCATCATTACCACCGGTATGCCCGGTCTTCCGGGTATATGGACTGGCGCAACCAGCCGGACCCGTTTCGCTTTTACGAGGGAACCGGGACTGTTGATCTGCCGCTGACAGGTCAGGAGCCGGAGGCCGGTTATCCCGGTCTGTACCGCAGGGAAAATAACCGGACCCAACCCGTCACCCTGAAGCATGTGGCCAAATTTCTGGAGCTGTCAATGGGCCTCTCCGCCTGGAAGGTTTCCGGCAGCAGCAGATGGTCCCTGCGCATGAACCCCTCCAGCGGCAACCTTCACCCCACCGAGTGTCACCTGGTCATCCCGTCCGCCAGCGACATCGCGCCGGGCGTGTATCATTACAACCCCCTGAAGCACATTCTGGAACGCCGGGCAGACCTGCCTGAAGCGCTGTGTGAAAAAATTCAGAGTCATTTTCACGGCCCCTGTTTTCTGGCGGGACTGAGCAGCATTTTCTGGCGGGAATCCTGGAAATACGGCGAACGTGCGTTCCGCTACTGCAACCACGACGTGGGCCACGCCCTGGCCGCCCTCTCCTTTTCCGCCAACCTGCAGGGGTGGAAGCTCACCGCGCTGACCGGCCTGTCAGATGACGATATCGGAACCGTGCTGGGGTTTGACCGGACCCCGTGGCGTCCGACCGAGGCCGAACACCCGGATCTGCTCTGCGTGGCTCATCCGCCGGACACGGATGTTCCCCGGACCCTGCCGACGGAGATGCTCTCGGCGTTTTCAGCCCTCCCCTTTGAGGGCACGCCCAATATGCTGAGCAAAGAGCCGGTGAACTGGGAGATCATCTATGAAACCGCCGCACGGACCCGCAAGCCCCGCACCGTTGAAACGCCCCGGAATTACGGTCAGCGGCCACTTTCGGAAACACCGGGTTCTTCCCTGACTGCGGCGGCAATCATCCGGCAGCGCCGGAGTGCGGCCGTCTACAGCGGCAGGGGCGGGATCAGCAAAGCCCGGTTCTGCGCCATGCTGGAAAAAACCCTCCCCCGGAGCGGCGTCGCCCCCTTTGATCTGGAACTGGGCGAGCCGCACGTCAATCTCCTGCTCTTTGTTCACCGGGTCGATGGGCTGGAGCGGGGCATCTATTTCCTGATCCGCACGCCGGATACGGCAGAAACGCTCAGGCCGGTGATGGCGCCCGATCTGGAATGGAAGTCAGTCCGGAAAGATTTTCCGCTTTGGCGGCTGCGTCAGGACGACTTCCGTCAGGACGCCATTTCTGTGAGCTGTGATCAGGGGATCGCCGGATACAGTGCCTTTTCACTGGGGATGATCGCCAGGTTCAGAGAGGTGGTGACCGCGTCGCCCTGGGCCTATCGCCACCTGTTCTGGGAGACCGGGATGATCGGACAGGTGTTATATCTTGAGGCAGAGGCCCACGGCGTTCGGGGAACGGGAATCGGGTGCTTTTTCGATGACCCGGTCCACGAGCTGCTGGGACTGCGGGACAATACGTGGCAGAGCCTGTATCACTTCACCGTCGGCGATCCGGTTGAGGACACGCGCATTTCCACTTTGCCACCCTACGGCCATTTGCAACGCGGATGAAGCGGCCATTGGCTGTGAAAAATAAATCCTCCCTGAAAGAGTTGATTCCGTGCATCTGTTGTTAAATGACACGGATCGTTTTGATTGACGAAAAATTTTCCCCCTTTTTTTTTTATCCTCACAGCACAACCTGTCTGAGAAGCTGTTTTTTAAATACCGGCAACTCGGAAACGGAGTGCGAAAATTGAGGCCGAAGGCCGATTTTTCGCAAATTTTGCAAAAGACCGCCCCCTTCAGGGACTTAACTTTTGCACTCCGAAGGGATTTTTAAAACAGATTCTGAAATGAATCAGAAACAGATCCATTATAAGATTATTTACAGGAAGAACAGATTTTAGTATAGCGTTTCATAGAATTCTTCTTCCTGTAAATAACCCCTGTGGGATGCCTTGAATCCGACCTTCTGAAAATGTGACGTCAGACAGTTATGTATTTTTGCATATTTTTTATCTTTCTCACGGAGAAAATTTTCCTTTGATCGTTTCGGAAAGGGTCGGCACAGGGGCCTGTCCCTGTGGGTAGTGTTAAATAATTTTTGCAGAGACATTTAAATTGTTAGAAACAGGCCATTACAGAAGTATTTACAGGAGGGAAATTACCACTGCTACAGAACTACTGATATTGACAATCAGATACAAATCGGAGGGAATATGGAAACGGAAATCGGTGATTTTGTTGTGAGACGAAAGATGAAAATCCTTTTAACGCTTCTGGCGATTTGCATGTTGATGACATTTCCGGCCAGCGGGGATGCCGACGGGAGTTCAGATTTACAGATCAGTTCAGATGATAACGCAGGCTGGTCATCGACTGAAACGGTGTTCGCCGACTACGGCTCAGGATTCGATCCCGATCAGTTTGATTTGGATAATGTTGATGTATCTTACGATGGCAAATTATTTTTAAACGCCTTCAGTTATTGTCCTGATCCCAACGAGCTCATAGTTCCGGTCGAGGCGGAGGTCTGTTGCACATTTTTGTATGAAGGGTCAGGCCCTGCATCAGATTTTGGCTGGATGCTTTATAACCAAGTCACAGACAGTTCCGGTAATTTCAAAGGCTGGGACTATGTCCGGGATAACGGGTTGGCCCAGCCTGTGTTCAACCAGATAAAAGATGACAACGAAACCGGGGGGTGCTGCGCCGGAGGGAATGGCGTATTCGACGAAAATTACGGAAACGAAAATTTTCCAACAGCAAATGAGGAAGCACTGGCCGGTTACGATGACGGGTCCGGCGTTCTTTTTGAGGCTGACGGGGACGGACAGGTAACGCCGAAGGATATGAAAAAATCATTGGGCTCTTTTGCAGGGGGAGTTGAACTCGTATTTTTCTTATCCGTAAATCAGCGATATACAAGCGCTGATGCAGACGATGTTTTTTTCACCAAAACCGCATGGAACCCCGACGCATATATTTCTTCCTGCGTCCCCGGACCCGGCGATGAGCATTGGATAGATGAAACAAACCGTGTTTTTTACAAAGAGTATAAAACGGGGGAAATGCTTACCGGTGAAACCTCAAGCTGCCGTATGGAATCTGCGTGGCTGACCGAACCTGCTTTTTTAAGATTGGTTAACCATTTTGAAATACTACCTTCTGGATTGCACTCCGTGAAAATTCAAAAAAATGTCACCGGCGAGTTTCCCCATGTCATTATGGTTTCTTCGGACAGAAATCAGGGACAGTGGTTAATGGGGTGGGAAGATCTGAGTGGTGGAGGCGATGCCGATTATAACGATCTGCTTTTTTTAATCACGATGAAGATGAGTGGTGAAGTATCTCTCAAAACCAAACACGCAATCTCTCCCTATAACCCGGACCTTTTCTATAAGTCCGCGACGATCGAGGTCTTTGATAACATACCCGGTAGTGAGTCCGGTTGCGGATCATCGGGGGAAATTACGTATTTTATTTCTCCCGACGGTGGCAATAAGTGGATAGAAATCACGGAATGGGATGTCGTCATGCGTTCCGATGAAAACGGAAACACCTATGAAACCGTGGCAGACTGGACACCGGGAACACCGGAATACACATACCGATCGGCCAGTGTTGATTTCCAAGCCCTGGGGATTTCCGGCGATAAACTGATCTGGAAAGCCGAAATGAAGAGCGAGGGCGGGTGTGCGCCCGGCATCATCAACGTAAAGCTCAATAGCAGTTTTTTCCAATCCGCTATTTTATCGCATACGTCAGCCGCAGTACAGGCCAACGTCGTTTACACAGGAAAATACGCAACGCCGGGGGGAGACTGGCCTGCCGATGAGCAGTGGCTCAGAGGACATCTGACGGCAACCCGGATATATGATCCCGCAATACCGGTCAACGGGGACGACACCGCCACATCGACCCACAGCCTCTGGGATGCGGGCCAGCGACTGGCCTCCGTAAATCCGTCCGCTCGGAAGATTTATTCACCGGAGATCGGAGGGGCCGGTATCGTGGATGCCGATGATCCCGAAATCATCGCAGGTCTTGTCGGAAACGGAGTGCAGGATGAATTTACCGGCAAGCTGAATCTGCCTGAAGGCGCGACACTGTGGCCGGGATCTCTTTTCATCGCTGACGAAGAGGGCCGGGAGGTTTTTAATGATGTCCATGTGAAAGAAATGATGGCTCAGTCCGGCAGATCGGAGACCGGTGGCCGGATCAACCGTTCAACCGGTGAGTTCAGTATCACCTATTCCCCGTCCAGAGTGCCCCGGCCCGGAAAGAGAATTCTGGCATGGTACAGATATTACAATGCATTCGGAGATCTGCGGGAAGTCAGTTCCCGGACGATCACGTATGAGGATCTCTGCCTGACCGGGGACGACAGCTGCGACTTTGATGAAGACGGGGCGGTGGATGAAAACGATGCAGACTGGCTGACAAACTGGGTTCGGGGATACAAGGACGGCAAGCATACGGCAAAAACCTGGCTTCTGGGGGCCATAGATCATTCGACCCCCGCGTTCTGCGCACCGCCCGGTTTGCCGGAATGGTATGACACATTGGCCTGCGAAGAAAAAGAATCCTATCTCCGGTTCAGGGAAGAGCAAAAGGAGCGGCGAAGCGTGCTTTACGCAGGGGCAAAAGACGGAATGCTCCACGCTTTTGACGCAGGGGCGTTCCGTTGGGGGGACAATCCAAAAACCCCGACCGTCACGGAACGCCACGGATACTTCAAATGGAAGGGTTCGACTTCGGGCACAGCCGATTACGGTGACGGTGACGAACTCTGGGCATTCATCCCTGCCGACCTGCTATCCCGCCTGAAACATAACGTTGCGGCCGATGACGCCTCTGTCGGGGTCGATGGTTCGCCGGTCATCGCCGATGTTTTCGTAAACGACGCATGGCGGACGGTGCTGATTTGCGGAGAGGGCACGGGCGGCGAATCGGTATTCTGCCTGGATGTGACCGAACCTGAGACGCCCCGGTTCATGTGGGAATTTATCGACGCGGATATGTTCGGAACCCGCTCTGCCCCGGTTATCGCACGGGTATTGACCGATAATGGCTCGAAATGGGCCGCATTTTTTGTCTCGGACACTGTGGCGACGGACTGTGATTCCGACGAAGAGAGCGACTACTGCTATCCCTCTGTGTTTGTGGTTGATGTGGCTGACGGCAGCCTGATTCAGCGTATTTTTCTGGATTCGGAAGCAGACGGAAAGAACGGCATTCCCGCCGGGCCTCCGGCAGTTTTAGATATGGACGGAAACGGATTTGCCGACCGGTTCTATCTTGGCACGGACAAGGGGTTTATGTACAAAGTCAACATGCCGGATGACGGCGCTTCCTTTAACGAAGCCGATGACTGTATTATTGCAGCATCAAACGGAAACACCGTCACTACGCCGAACCAGCCGATTTATGCAGCCCCCGCCGTTGTGAAAAAAGATGGTCAGGCAACCCTGTTTTTCGGGACCGGTGACAGCCCGTTTAAATCGGATTCGGTTTCGGGGGCACAATATCATTTCTTTGCCTATACGGATCAGAGCGACAAGATGGCCTGCGGGACGGTTGACTTGGACTGGTTCATAACGCTTCCTTCGGGATACAAGGTTTTTGCACCGGCAGCGGCTGATGATGCGAATGTTTATCTGACCACATCCACCGCAGACACAGAAAGTCTCTATGATTTTAGTGGAACTACGTATTCGGATAGAAGTGCTTCGTCCGGGCAGAAAAGAGACACCGACAGCATGACCGTCAGTGTCGTTACATATAGTGTCGTTACATATCCAGATTCTGGAAATAATACAAAGATTATAAGTCGCTATGACATTACCCTGGCAAGCAGCCCTGGTGGCATAGGCAATCTTTATGCGCTGTCTCAGAAAAACGAGGAATATGTTAACGGTACAGCCGTTGTCATCGGCGACACCGTTTCTCTCCCCGTGATAGCTGACCGGCATGTGTACGTAAATACCATTTTCAATGGCCTGAAATCCTTTGGAAGCGGCAGCTACAACAACATCACCGGAGAGGGGACTCTCAAAAATGCGATTCGGATTCTGAAAATGCTGGCCGGGGACAGTTCGGAAATTGTCACCACGGACATGGATATGAGCGGAGACGGAAAGGTCGGTATTGAGGATGTCGTATATATTCTGAGGACAATATCCGAAACTCAGGCTCCTTCTCAGTCCGGGGGGGCTCAGGAAGGGGCCGGGGCCAATAAAGATTATTATGGGGATGATGCGTCTGGCACAGATTTGTTCGGCGAAACAAATGGCTTTTAGGATCGGAAAAGGAGTGTGAAAATTAAGGTTGAAGGCCGATTTTTCGCGAATTTTGCAAAAGATCGCCCCTTTGGGGGCTTAACTTTTGCACTCCGCCGGGTTCCTGATTGAAAAAACATCCGGGGCAGAAAGTTGCCCCGGATGTTTTTTCCCTGTTTTCACTTTTGATCTGTGCTGTGGTGACCGGACAGTCTCGGAATCCGACCGCCGGGGAATGAATCCCCCGGCTGAAAGCGGAACCGGGCTGAAGCCCGCTGCCGGTGATGCAACCCGGCGTTCTTCGGGGCCGTTTGTTTCAGACACCTTCCGAAGCCAAGGCAGAATATTAAAAAAATAGCTTCTTATTCCATCGGCGTGGGGAGATGTTTTCCGCACACCGGCGGACAAAATTCCGTTTGGGACTTACCCCTGAATACGCTCAACAACCATATCTCCGAATGCGCTTGTTGAAAGCACCTTCTTTTTGTCATATCCTTCGCTTACGAGATCCTGCGTGATAAATCCCTGCCCGAAGACGTGGAAAATCGCATCCCAGATATTCCGGGCCTCTTCCTGCAAGTTCAGGCATTTGTCGAACATAAGCGCGATGCTGCCGATCATGGAGTAGGGGTTGGCGATGTTCATGCCTGCGATGTCCGGGGCGGAGCCGTGGGCCGGTTCCACATAGCTTTTTTCCGGGCCGATGCAGGCCGACGGCATCAGGCCCAGTGAGCCGATCAGCCCGCCGGCCTGGTCTGTCAGAATGTCGCCCTGCATATTTTCAAGCAGCATCACCCCGTTAAACTGGCAGGGGTTTTTGACGAGCTGGAAGGCCGCGTTGTCCACCAGAATGGAATTGCAGGTCACATCCGGGAACTGCTTTGCCACATCTTCGACAATGTCATTCCAGAAGCGGGAGGTGGCCAGGACATTGGCCTTGTGGACATTGGTCAGCACTTCCTTCCGCCTCCGGGCCTCCTCAAAGGCAATCATGGCAACCCGCCGGATCTGGGCTTCCGTATAGGTACATTCATCTTCCGCGTATTTCATTCCGGTGGAAGCGCCTTCCGTTTTTTTCCCGAAGTAGATGCCGCCGACCAGCTCCCGGATCATCAGAATATCAAGGCCATCGCCGATCAGCTCTTCCCGGAGCGGAGAGAAGGCGGCCAGCGCTTTGGGCAGGCGTACCGGTCTGAAATTGGCAAAGGTGTCATACCGCTTGCGCAGCGGCAGAATCGCGCCGATTTCAGGGCGGTGTTCCTGGGGGATGAGATTCATCTTGTCCACAGCCAGCCCCACAGGGCCTTTGATGATCACATCGGCGTCATCACAGATGTGCCGGGTTTTTTCGGGAAACGGCGATCCCTCGGAAAAATACGCCCCGGCGCCGAAGGGGGCAAAGTTCAGCGTAAATTTATGATTATATTTTATTTCGACAGCTTTTAAAACTTTTACAGCTTCACGGACGATCTCGGGTCCGATCCCATCACCTTCCAGAATTGCGATAATT
This window encodes:
- a CDS encoding isocitrate/isopropylmalate dehydrogenase family protein, with translation MQKIIAILEGDGIGPEIVREAVKVLKAVEIKYNHKFTLNFAPFGAGAYFSEGSPFPEKTRHICDDADVIIKGPVGLAVDKMNLIPQEHRPEIGAILPLRKRYDTFANFRPVRLPKALAAFSPLREELIGDGLDILMIRELVGGIYFGKKTEGASTGMKYAEDECTYTEAQIRRVAMIAFEEARRRKEVLTNVHKANVLATSRFWNDIVEDVAKQFPDVTCNSILVDNAAFQLVKNPCQFNGVMLLENMQGDILTDQAGGLIGSLGLMPSACIGPEKSYVEPAHGSAPDIAGMNIANPYSMIGSIALMFDKCLNLQEEARNIWDAIFHVFGQGFITQDLVSEGYDKKKVLSTSAFGDMVVERIQG
- a CDS encoding PilC/PilY family type IV pilus protein — its product is MKIQKNVTGEFPHVIMVSSDRNQGQWLMGWEDLSGGGDADYNDLLFLITMKMSGEVSLKTKHAISPYNPDLFYKSATIEVFDNIPGSESGCGSSGEITYFISPDGGNKWIEITEWDVVMRSDENGNTYETVADWTPGTPEYTYRSASVDFQALGISGDKLIWKAEMKSEGGCAPGIINVKLNSSFFQSAILSHTSAAVQANVVYTGKYATPGGDWPADEQWLRGHLTATRIYDPAIPVNGDDTATSTHSLWDAGQRLASVNPSARKIYSPEIGGAGIVDADDPEIIAGLVGNGVQDEFTGKLNLPEGATLWPGSLFIADEEGREVFNDVHVKEMMAQSGRSETGGRINRSTGEFSITYSPSRVPRPGKRILAWYRYYNAFGDLREVSSRTITYEDLCLTGDDSCDFDEDGAVDENDADWLTNWVRGYKDGKHTAKTWLLGAIDHSTPAFCAPPGLPEWYDTLACEEKESYLRFREEQKERRSVLYAGAKDGMLHAFDAGAFRWGDNPKTPTVTERHGYFKWKGSTSGTADYGDGDELWAFIPADLLSRLKHNVAADDASVGVDGSPVIADVFVNDAWRTVLICGEGTGGESVFCLDVTEPETPRFMWEFIDADMFGTRSAPVIARVLTDNGSKWAAFFVSDTVATDCDSDEESDYCYPSVFVVDVADGSLIQRIFLDSEADGKNGIPAGPPAVLDMDGNGFADRFYLGTDKGFMYKVNMPDDGASFNEADDCIIAASNGNTVTTPNQPIYAAPAVVKKDGQATLFFGTGDSPFKSDSVSGAQYHFFAYTDQSDKMACGTVDLDWFITLPSGYKVFAPAAADDANVYLTTSTADTESLYDFSGTTYSDRSASSGQKRDTDSMTVSVVTYSVVTYPDSGNNTKIISRYDITLASSPGGIGNLYALSQKNEEYVNGTAVVIGDTVSLPVIADRHVYVNTIFNGLKSFGSGSYNNITGEGTLKNAIRILKMLAGDSSEIVTTDMDMSGDGKVGIEDVVYILRTISETQAPSQSGGAQEGAGANKDYYGDDASGTDLFGETNGF